From the genome of Uranotaenia lowii strain MFRU-FL chromosome 1, ASM2978415v1, whole genome shotgun sequence, one region includes:
- the LOC129737844 gene encoding uncharacterized protein LOC129737844, whose product MESTEPGGIPKDTEDGHDCRKCNQLNSVEKEMVACDSCSGWWHLACANVSPGVSKRPWDCEDCVKLKSLPLTVTKLTLARNNGTKKKETKKEVQKSKTDPRNTIGKIAGAIKVRTAGGSMKLKPSSDSCSTAESKTSECAKEAENKAVMLKDTWSPSSDNTVKQIPNSQRKPSRSEKSIKSNASSCARMQLKLLQEDKELEDRKLMEKRRNLEEEKVLREKERELREEELKIQEKYLQKKRELEEIVESENSMSSVSVSCKSKMAEEWINKQRKSNQTIPNISDELESDHLESDNEGMGNNRSHQERNFNRGQLLPVKNMDPFKPEKNFGPTFEQSAARQIWPKTLPSFSGDPEEWPIFLNSFEDSNRACGFSNVENLMRLRECLRGAAKDAVATKLMFPESVPVIMETLKRMYGRPELIVKTMLAKVRRLEAPKPERLDSLIRFGTSVEQLCDHLKAANLRNHFSNPSLLAELVEKLPTSNQIEWVRFKRSFDDPTLMEFGQFMKELVIDACEVTTVTTLKHDNRSEKMKPRERGHLNTHIQTSEESRTQHCEKKPCLVCGMTNHRLRNCERFKKLSLEARLKVVEQWKLCETCLYDHGKWKCRSRYYCTVDNCKRKHHYLLHPENRPITATTAFCNTHRDVNASVLLRIIPILLRNADRVVETFGFIDEGSSLTLMDSELADFLRLEGSTEPLQLRWTSNIVRDENYSKRVKVAIAGREFSNKYHFIVARTIANLDLPEQNLPYENLVGKYGHLQNIEVSPYVRAKPQILIGLDNLEMFAPLESRIGHRGQPIAVRSVLGWSVYGPISSGSQHGGRVNVHSCNCNADFELTDLVRQQFVLEENITFHGTLPRSKEDTRALEILDRTTTFKNGRYETGLLWKKEEIRFPDSRQMAMSRLKGFEGKLTKNPDLRSNVHEQIKEYIRKGYAHKTTELELTEVPSERVWYLPLNIVSNAKKPNKKRLIWDAAAIANGVSLNSVLLKGPDLLVNLPSVIYKFREKIVGFGGDVKEMFHQVRIRSEDKHAQRFLFRFDPEHPPDVYTMDVMIFGAACSPCAALYVMQLNADNCQKYYPEATNAIKSNTYMDDYFDSADTPEEAANRAMQVKLALERGGFEMKNWVSNSKCVLSKLGEIVTPEIVPLPNDEAGHSERVLGITWDPVKDRFSFPIQFSGELTRYIETSERPTKRTALRCLMSLFDPLGLLSPYMIHGKIIMQDLWRSGVQWDEQMRDAEFEKWTRWTRLLRKVDELTIPRHYFGGIAVNDTIQLHIFTDASEYGYGCAAYFRISNGARVVVNLVRGVSKVAPLKHLSIPRMELQAAVCGARLMANVCDGHSIEIKERFIWTDSTTVLSWIKADQRKYKQFVAVRIGLILSLSEPGNWRWVPTKENIADCLTKWGKDTEPESNGRWFMGPSFLYENPEIWPKQRCHREDPTEERKVHVLLHLPQFSSPLIDPARISKWNVLVRTIATVLRFISNCQRRVKGLPIESVLTEDKMKKLVKRFVPSVVVPLKQTEYSRAETVLWRIVQVESFPDEVEILTKNRNLPMAKWARIEKSSPLHKFCPFSDEYGVVRVEGRTANAKYASFDARFPIILNRNHIITQRLLEHHHSTFGHDTFTNARTSWHFNPPATPHMGGVWERMVRSVKSGLEALDDGRKLNDETLITALAETEALINSRPLTYMPQDSTEALTPNHFIRGCSSQDHDPQRGSICLGEALKSSYLRSLYLANEAWARWLKEYFPTLNRRPKWFEEADPIKIGDLVYLAEGPRRTWVRGRVIELLPNRDGRIRRVVVQTASGKLKRAVANLAVMEIKDSEPGSYQDELEPASRGGGCSGITEPDNCI is encoded by the exons ATGGAATCTACTGAGCCGGGAGGTATACCCAAAGATACCGAAGATGGTCATGATTGTCGGAAATGTAACCAACTGAATTCAGTTGAAAAAGAGATGGTCGCCTGCGATTCATGTTCCGGATGGTGGCATTTGGCATGTGCCAATGTATCGCCTGGTGTTTCCAAACGTCCTTGGGATTGTGAGGATTGTGTGAAGCTGAAGAGCCTACCACTGACTGTAACTAAGCTTACTTTGGCGAGGAACAacggaacgaaaaaaaaggaaacgaaaaaggAAGTCCAAAAGTCTAAAACCGATCCTCGTAACACTATCGGCAAAATAGCTGGAGCGATAAAAGTACGAACTGCTGGTGGATCTATGAAATTGAAACCATCGAGCGACTCATGTTCGACCGCTGAGTCTAAGACGTCGGAGTGTGCTAAGGAGGCAGAAAATAAAGCGGTAATGCTGAAAGACACTTGGTCTCCTTCGAGCGACAACACTGTCAAACAAATCCCAAACAGCCAACGAAAACCATCGAGATCCGAAAAGTCGATCAAATCCAACGCCTCATCCTGTGCCCGGATGCAGCTTAAACTTCTACAAGAGGATAAAGAATTAGAAGATCGGAAATTAATGGAAAAGCGAAGAAATTTGGAAGAGGAAAAAGTTTTACGAGAAAAGGAGCGTGAACTGCGAGAAGAAGAGCTCAAGATTCAGGAAAAGTACTTACAGAAGAAAAGAGAACTTGAAGAAATAGTCGAAAGTGAAAATTCTATGAGTTCCGTATCCGTGTCCTGCAAAAGTAAAATGGCAGAAGAATGGATCAATAAGCAACGAAAATCGAACCAGACTATTCCAAATATTTCTGATGAATTAGAGTCTGACCACTTGGAATCAGACAACGAGGGTATGGGCAACAATCGCAGTCATCAAGAGCGGAATTTCAATCGTGGCCAATTATTACCAGTCAAAAATATGGATCCATTCAAGCCTGAAAAGAATTTTGGGCCAACGTTTGAACAATCCGCTGCAAGGCAAATATGGCCAAAGACACTCCCATCATTTTCCGGTGATCCCGAGGAGTGGCCAATCTTCTTAAATAGCTTCGAGGACTCCAACAGAGCCTGCGGATTTTCGAACGTGGAAAATTTGATGCGGTTAAGGGAATGCTTGCGGGGTGCCGCAAAAGATGCCGTGGCCACCAAACTGATGTTCCCGGAAAGCGTCCCCGTTATTATGGAAACTTTAAAGCGAATGTATGGGAGACCAGAGCTCATAGTGAAAACCATGTTAGCAAAGGTTCGGAGATTAGAAGCGCCGAAACCAGAGCGCCTGGATAGTTTGATTCGTTTCGGGACGTCAGTCGAACAACTTTGCGATCATCTAAAAGCTGCAAACCTTCGAAATCATTTCTCGAATCCGTCACTTTTAGCGGAACTGGTTGAGAAGCTACCGACCTCCAATCAAATAGAGTGGGTACGTTTCAAACGAAGTTTTGACGATCCAACGTTAAtggaatttggtcaatttaTGAAAGAACTTGTGATCGATGCTTGCGAAGTGACTACCGTTACTACCCTGAAGCATGACAATagaagtgaaaaaatgaaaccTAGAGAAAGGGGTCATTTGAATACGCACATTCAAACATCTGAAGAGTCACGAACGCAACACTGCGAAAAGAAGCCTTGCCTGGTCTGTGGGATGACCAATCATCGTCTGCGTAATTGCGAAAGGTTTAAAAAGTTGAGTCTGGAAGCGAGATTAAAGGTGGTCGAGCAATGGAAGTTGTGCGAAACTTGTCTCTACGACCATGGAAAGTGGAAATGTCGGTCGAGGTATTATTGTACAGTCGATAACTGCAAAAGAAAACATCATTACCTCCTTCATCCTGAAAATCGCCCAATAACAGCAACGACTGCGTTTTGCAATACCCACAGAGATGTCAATGCCTCAGTTCTACTAAGAATTATTCCAATCCTCTTGCGCAACGCAGATCGAGTAGTCGAGACATTCGGATTTATTGATGAAGGTTCGTCTCTGACCCTGATGGATTCAGAGTTAGCTGATTTCCTTAGATTGGAGGGATCAACAGAGCCATTACAATTAAGATGGACCTCAAACATCGTGCGTGATGAAAATTATTCGAAGCGTGTTAAAGTCGCCATTGCCGGAAGAGAATTTTCGAATAAGTACCATTTCATAGTAGCTCGTACAATTGCGAACCTTGATTTACCAGAGCAAAATCTACCGTACGAGAATCTGGTTGGAAAGTATGGGCACTTACAGAATATAGAAGTGTCTCCATATGTGAGAGCGAAGCCACAAATCCTTATTGGTTTGGATAACCTAGAAATGTTCGCACCTTTAGAGAGCCGTATAGGACATCGAGGACAACCAATCGCCGTAAGATCAGTACTAGGATGGTCGGTTTACGGACCTATCAGCTCCGGTTCTCAACACGGTGGCAGAGTTAACGTTCACTCTTGTAACTGTAACGCAGATTTTGAACTTACAGACCTAGTGCGCCAACAGTTCGTACTCGAAGAAAACATAACGTTTCATGGCACACTCCCACGATCAAAGGAAGATACTCGTGCTCTTGAAATCCTAGATCGAACGACCACTTTCAAAAATGGAAGATACGAAACAGGACTTCTTTGGAAGAAAGAAGAAATACGCTTCCCTGACAGCCGGCAAATGGCGATGAGTCGCCTGAAAGGATTTGAAGGCAAGCTGACGAAAAACCCAGATCTCCGATCTAATGTCCACGAGCAGATCAAAGAATATATACGCAAAGGCTATGCACACAAGACAACGGAACTTGAGCTAACGGAAGTGCCATCCGAACGAGTGTGGTATTTGCCACTGAACATTGTTAGCAACGCGAAAAAACCCAACAAAAAGAGGTTGATTTGGGATGCAGCAGCAATAGCTAATGGAGTTTCATTGAATTCAGTACTGCTTAAGGGCCCAGATCTCCTTGTCAATTTACCGTCTGTCATCTACAAATTTAGAGAAAAGATCGTGGGCTTTGGAGGCGACGTGAAAGAAATGTTTCACCAGGTTCGCATTAGGTCCGAGGACAAACATGCTCAGCGCTTTCTATTCCGGTTCGATCCTGAACACCCACCCGATGTTTACACGATGGATGTCATGATTTTTGGGGCCGCCTGCTCACCATGTGCTGCTTTATATGTCATGCAACTGAACGCCGACAACTGTCAAAAATATTACCCTGAGGCAACAAATGCTATCAAGAGCAATACTTACATGGACGACTATTTCGATAGCGCGGACACGCCGGAAGAAGCCGCTAACAGAGCAATGCAAGTCAAATTAGCTCTTGAGCGAGGTGGCTTCGAAATGAAAAATTGGGTGAGTAATAGCAAATGTGTCCTATCAAAGTTGGGTGAAATAGTTACCCCGGAAATAGTTCCTCTTCCGAATGATGAAGCAGGCCATTCTGAGCGCGTTTTGGGTATAACGTGGGACCCAGTAAAAGACAGATTTTCTTTCCCTATCCAATTCTCCGGGGAATTGACTCGATATATCGAGACCAGCGAGAGGCCCACTAAAAGAACAGCCCTTCGTTGCCTGATGAGCCTTTTTGACCCTCTGGGTTTACTGTCCCCTTATATGATACACGGAAAAATAATCATGCAAGATCTCTGGCGAAGCGGTGTTCAGTGGGATGAACAAATGCGCGATGCAGAATTTGAGAAATGGACTCGATGGACTCGCTTACTTAGAAAGGTGGACGAACTTACAATTCCACGACACTATTTTGGTGGAATAGCAGTCAACGACACCATTCAACTGCATATTTTCACGGACGCCAGTGAGTATGGCTACGGATGTGCAGCTTATTTCCGGATTTCCAATGGAGCTCGTGTCGTCGTAAACCTAGTGCGCGGAGTATCGAAAGTAGCTCCATTGAAACATCTATCTATCCCTCGAATGGAACTCCAGGCAGCAGTATGCGGTGCTCGATTGATGGCCAACGTTTGCGATGGACATTCGATCGAGATAAAAGAAAGATTCATCTGGACGGACTCAACCACTGTGCTTAGCTGGATAAAAGCAGATCAACGAAAGTATAAACAGTTTGTTGCTGTGCGTATCGGTCTGATACTATCGCTTTCCGAACCGGGAAATTGGCGTTGGGTACCGACCAAAGAAAATATAGCCGATTGCCTGACTAAATGGGGGAAAGATACGGAACCTGAATCGAACGGACGTTGGTTTATGGGACCTTCATTCTTGTACGAGAATCCGGAGATTTGGCCGAAACAACGATGTCATCGAGAAGATCCAACAGAAGAACGAAAGGTCCATGTTCTTCTACATCTTCCGCAATTTTCCTCGCCCTTGATAGACCCCGCTCGTATCTCTAAATGGAATGTTCTAGTGCGAACCATAGCAACTGTGCTCCGATTTATATCAAATTGTCAACGGAGAGTTAAAGGTTTGCCAATCGAATCCGTGCTGAccgaagataaaatgaaaaagctCGTCAAACGATTCGTTCCCTCAGTTGTTGTACCGTTGAAACAAACTGAGTACAGTCGAGCAGAAACCGTATTGTGGCGTATCGTCCAAGTGGAATCATTTCCTGACGAAGTTGAAATTCTTACGAAAAATCGTAATCTGCCCATGGCGAAATGGGCGAGAATCGAAAAATCTAGTCCCCTCCATAAATTCTGCCCATTTTCCGACGAATATGGGGTGGTTAGAGTCGAAGGAAGAACTGCTAACGCCAAATATGCCAGCTTCGATGCACGTTTCCCGATTATTCTGAACCGAAATCATATTATCACTCAACGACTTCTGGAACATCATCATTCAACATTCGGTCATG ACACGTTTACCAACGCACGCACCAGCTGGCACTTCAACCCTCCCGCAACCCCCCACATGGGGGGAGTTTGGGAGCGGATGGTGCGAAGCGTCAAATCGGGTTTAGAAGCGCTCGACGATGGGAGAAAATTGAACGACGAAACATTAATAACTGCTTTAGCCGAAACAGAAGCGCTGATTAATTCTCGACCACTCACCTATATGCCTCAGGATTCCACTGAAGCCCTTACACCCAATCATTTTATTCGAGGATGCTCGTCGCAGGACCATGATCCTCAACGTGGTTCCATCTGCCTAGGAGAAGCGCTAAAGAGTAGTTATTTGAGATCCTTGTATCTGGCGAACGAAGCCTGGGCCCGATGGTTAAAAGAATACTTCCCTACACTCAACCGACGTCCTAAATGGTTCGAAGAAGCGGATCCTATAAAAATCGGAGACTTAGTTTACCTGGCCGAAGGTCCTCGGAGAACATGGGTGAGAGGAAGAGTAATAGAGTTACTCCCGAATCGTGACGGAAGGATACGAAGAGTTGTCGTACAAACAGCATCAGGAAAGCTGAAAAGGGCGGTGGCGAATTTGGCAGTGATGGAGATAAAGGATAGTGAACCTGGTTCCTATCAGGACGAGCTGGAACCTGCTTCACGGGGCGGAGGATGTTCTGGCATCACTGAGCCGGACAACTGTATCTGA